The genomic interval AAAAGTACTTTCTTTGTATGCCAAGTGCTGCGCTGAAAGTTGATGTCATTCCGTGTCTTTTCTTAACATGTTCAGAGAGGGACCCAATAAAACTCTTCCTTTTCATACGACTCTCTCTGTCCCTTCCTCTCATATCTAAGTCCACATCTTTGATAGATTGCAGGATATTGTCCAagtttttctttgtttcagAGGAATCCAATCCTTTATTGCTTAAAGCAAGTTTTTTTCTTGGTGTGGCATTGCTTACAAGGCCAGAAACAACATCTGCAAATTTGGATGGAGACTTTGGCAATCTCTTTTTAGCCCGGTAGACAGCCTTTTTTAAAGCACTGTCAGACAAAGGGGTCTTTGTGTTCTCAGTTGTGATAGGTACTGATTGGACAACAGTCGTTGCTCCTATCATATTCTTGCACCTCTTTTCTCGCTTTCTTTTTGCATCTTTTTCTCGTATACGCCTTTTCTTTTGGCTTGACAAGCCAGCTCTATATTTCTTTCTGTATTCAgcttttcttttattttgctcttcttttgcttttttttcttgTCTTGTTGCCATTTTTCGGACTTCTGAATTGTTTGTCTTTTCTCTCTCCGtcttttttctttctctgtATTCCCTCATTCTGATCTTGGACATTTCTCGGTTTTTTTGCTTTTGCTCCTCCGACCATTCATGTCTGGCCACTCGCATTCGCTCAGCATGTTTTTCTTTATCGTGTGTATTCTTTAATACCACTTTAAGTTTGCTGGGCATGTTGCTTGGTACTCTacaatgaaatttgttttttttaatgaggATCTGACTTGAGTGAATATGCAATAAGGAATTTATCAACCAAGTAAATactttttatatgtatgttttgagCCAATATTAGCTAGtgtcatatcaaattattaagcAAATAGAatgaatttcatatttattcatatcacaaaacttgttttaaaatgtatacatacattttttttttttatatataataaaaccatTCTATTTGACCAATAAGGCAACATCTGGTCTGAAATGGATGATTCAGTCGAAGAGACAATACAAAAGATTCTCGTACATGTAATTGTtgacacaatatataataagattatttatttttgctaCTAAATCCTGGTCAACTTTCAACCAGAATAGTACTTGCCCTTGGTAGCCTATATGAATGCGATTAAACGAGCATGGACGTACATTTTAAACTTTCAATTTATGAGTGCCTACATTATATTTCCTACTTTAATAGTATTAATTTGTTACTGTtttgtgttacatgtagatcaatatatgtttatagatctatataattattataacagtaattataaaatattaatatatgtaaAGTTCCACAGTTTAAAGTTGAAAACATTCCTTAAAATTCCAATTATTTAGATACAAAAAGTCTAACTAGATCTTATATAACACCTTGAtgattcaaaattaattttatttaatcatgattattgataataatttattaatACACATACGTATACATTGGCTGAACGAAATAATAATAGTTCTTTGTGATATTGAATGACAACAGACGtggattaaaattaaaattcagcAAATTTTCATGCAATGATAAGTTCATAATGGGCCATATTTACTtgatctttttaaaattaagtGTAGTTTAAAATGATCTTGAACCTAttgttaacattatttctataaaaaaaggaaataaaatcaAGCTAAAGTCAGTTTTCTTAAATATTAAACTGGTTACAATTATCAAGCATCGCACGTAACGGTACAGAAATGTCACGTAACATGTGTGGACAAATGACAGACACATGTGTAATATATCAGTTATTTTTAAGACCgtgattttattttgtcatataatatacTTTCCAAAGTTCAATCATTagaatacatattttacaaGAGTAAACAGTAGTTTATTTAATTCGATGTAACCGAAGTTTCAATCTCACGTAACATGCTTGTCTGTCAGGTGTTACGTGAATCGATGATCGTGTCCGTCATATGTGAACAAAATGCACATATGTGATTGTTTACATTCTGTCATCGAACGTGATGGCCTCAAACATTGATTTGTCAATGTATcgtttgtgaaaaaaaaacatttgtttacaaaatatatcgTTTAGTTTGACTTGTATATGTTGATATGTTGTGATTCACGTAACTTTGGACTACTTACCTCGATCACGTAACTTCCGTACGGACCGTCTTCAACAAGTGTGTACCATCTTCACAATCACCGATTCCCGGGAAGGTCACCGCAAAGCATACCGGGAGctcataaatattcatattgtaCACATTTTTTGCACACGGTGTTTTCCAAAATGTGTTTTCCACATGATCTAATTATAGCACGTAACCAGCACTCCGTGTGACAGACATTACGCATGAGTTAAACGACGATGAATGTGTGGAAACCTACGCTTTATAACTatgatttgtttacatatattacaaatataatatctttcCATGAGGAATAACCATTGAAACATCcacattttgttatattttcacaGATTTAGACCATTCATCAATATGTTAACAAAGTGACAGACGTTACGTGAAGAAACGTGCCGCTTACAAAACCGTTTTATTCCTTTACCGACGAGATTAAAGACTgatttacatacagaatatGTTCTTTAAATAACGATTAGAAAAACTATCCTTTCAGTTTTTGGTTTTGCCTTCTTTGAGTTTAATACCAGTCTAAAAATCGATGTTGAAATTGTCCGTTTTCAGCTTGCCGTAAATGGCGACTTTGCACATAAAATATTGCCCAAAATAAAAAACGGCGCAACAAAACACATTCAAATTGtcttttttattaaaataatatattctCTCGATGTAAGTACACAAGTTGGATACAAAAGTGTACAAAATAATGTGTAATAacacgtttttgttttttatgggtAATGGGTCCAAGAGCAAATAATGAGCCATATACACATCATGCCTATCCATATTACA from Pecten maximus unplaced genomic scaffold, xPecMax1.1, whole genome shotgun sequence carries:
- the LOC117321432 gene encoding stress response protein nst1-like, whose translation is MPSKLKVVLKNTHDKEKHAERMRVARHEWSEEQKQKNREMSKIRMREYRERKKTEREKTNNSEVRKMATRQEKKAKEEQNKRKAEYRKKYRAGLSSQKKRRIREKDAKRKREKRCKNMIGATTVVQSVPITTENTKTPLSDSALKKAVYRAKKRLPKSPSKFADVVSGLVSNATPRKKLALSNKGLDSSETKKNLDNILQSIKDVDLDMRGRDRESRMKRKSFIGSLSEHVKKRHGMTSTFSAALGIQRKYFSQGCLKEQKKRKDCIAKETEESIQNFFCQDNVSTNLPNKKKHQERCCRV